In one window of Polynucleobacter sp. AM-7D1 DNA:
- a CDS encoding exodeoxyribonuclease V subunit beta, translating to MSDQFDYAIACNPNHSVIVSACAGSGKTWLLVARMVRLLLAGAKPQEILALTFTRKAAQEMRDRLYGLLEQFSNMTDEQLIHELKIRGLDDVEAKKLLPQARALYLKVLMSPQSIVIDTFHGWFGKLLGAAPISAEVQPGFNLREDAKRLQEECMQDWWGDLPADLKKHYDVLLKEFGAFETDKFLMGNYSLFKQRGAWTFFLASCKAKGISPVDALAQCLPHLSLPNPLEEFWRRPGTAEDLQVMLDCFSNGTATQKKRVPLIQKAISLHAAGGSVMEIADIWQSCFLTQKHTPADDIANMSSPMQKYLAATGGDPMQITSIRNAWVDAYLAWFPWQNDQDAHAINTAWFAMSEVMLGHMQKTKESMRVRDFDDLEIGVSQLMADPSNAAYLQARLDAKYSHILIDEFQDTNPLQWQILRSWLEGYGQDGSRPSVFIVGDPKQSIYRFRRADPRLFTSAKKFLEATMQARYLEKNTTRRNADAINNAVNNIFLSQSLPASYQFSKQSTDWKPSLGGMAEPEYAAKGEAMLLPLIERKQEDQAERTGSALDSPIEDLGLTVGVQQRYWEGQQVSRLIHHVLATRQVIDKTDGKEYWRPARASDFILLVRRRAYLPQFERALREAGLAYDSSRLGGLLNTLEIDDLIALLTVLVSPRHDLPLAQVLRSPIFSFTEQQMQSLSSHVGDIQSQHQTQTSSSWWDALQSSVDAPIQRAARYLERWRSLGEVLPVHDLLDLIYQESNLRVSYAVASQNLARAQVLANLDAFLELALNQDGGRYPSLSRFIEEINAMRRGDDDETPDEGDVEAEADDDIGEVDLDSEMSEEDQHKRVRLMTIHGAKGLEAPFVIMLDANHTEWRAPNRGVLLDWSPDETSPSHLSLYTAKSLTEKRAAIYEKENEVSENENWNVLYVAMTRAQQGLWISGVQSHIKDGISQKSWYGRALAAGMETLDVTQLRELPLQGQEKLESSGSEPFQINHFQLSWDAAKQAHQETIANIESGALAIAEKAREQAQAVEQPDPEILEEGTHFHKLLEFLTAHSGSQITSPMPSEQELMNWLSIDQEHAKKLMERVQIVMDAPKLKPYLTENQWVQAWNEIDVVSLEGKSFRLDRLVEFDDHLAILDYKLTIPEVGSEAYNKYSAQLNNYKQELGRIRPDKPAKAYLISAWGEIAEIS from the coding sequence GGTAATTGTTTCTGCTTGTGCAGGCAGTGGCAAGACCTGGCTCTTGGTTGCTCGCATGGTGCGTTTATTGCTGGCTGGTGCAAAGCCTCAAGAGATTTTGGCGTTGACTTTTACCCGTAAGGCCGCCCAAGAAATGCGTGACCGTCTATACGGATTGCTAGAACAGTTTTCCAATATGACTGATGAGCAACTTATTCATGAGCTCAAGATCAGGGGTTTGGATGATGTGGAAGCGAAGAAATTGCTGCCGCAAGCAAGAGCGCTATATCTCAAAGTATTAATGAGCCCCCAATCGATTGTGATTGACACCTTCCATGGATGGTTTGGCAAACTTCTCGGAGCGGCGCCAATCTCCGCAGAAGTCCAGCCTGGATTTAATCTTCGTGAAGATGCTAAGCGCTTGCAAGAAGAGTGCATGCAAGATTGGTGGGGCGATTTACCTGCTGATCTTAAAAAACACTATGACGTGTTACTCAAAGAGTTTGGAGCCTTTGAAACTGACAAGTTCTTGATGGGTAATTACAGTCTCTTTAAGCAAAGGGGCGCTTGGACATTTTTCTTGGCTTCTTGCAAGGCTAAGGGCATTAGTCCGGTCGACGCATTAGCACAATGCTTACCCCATTTATCTTTGCCAAATCCGCTAGAAGAATTTTGGCGACGCCCTGGCACTGCAGAAGATTTACAAGTGATGCTCGATTGCTTTAGCAATGGCACTGCTACTCAAAAGAAAAGGGTGCCACTGATTCAGAAGGCGATCTCGCTTCACGCGGCAGGAGGCTCTGTCATGGAAATTGCAGATATATGGCAAAGCTGCTTCTTAACCCAAAAGCACACTCCAGCAGACGATATCGCCAATATGTCCTCACCCATGCAGAAGTATCTGGCTGCGACTGGTGGCGACCCGATGCAGATCACCTCCATACGAAATGCTTGGGTAGACGCCTATCTGGCATGGTTTCCTTGGCAGAATGATCAAGATGCTCATGCAATCAACACTGCTTGGTTTGCCATGAGTGAAGTCATGTTAGGTCATATGCAAAAAACAAAAGAATCCATGCGTGTGCGTGACTTTGATGATTTAGAGATTGGTGTGAGTCAGTTAATGGCCGACCCCTCTAATGCCGCTTATCTTCAAGCAAGACTGGATGCCAAGTACAGCCACATTCTGATTGATGAGTTTCAAGACACTAATCCGCTGCAATGGCAGATTCTGCGTTCATGGCTAGAAGGTTATGGACAAGATGGCTCACGCCCTAGCGTCTTTATTGTGGGAGATCCTAAGCAGTCGATCTATCGTTTCCGCCGTGCTGACCCCAGACTATTTACTAGTGCCAAGAAGTTTTTGGAAGCGACCATGCAGGCTAGGTATTTGGAGAAGAACACCACTCGCAGAAATGCCGACGCAATTAACAATGCCGTCAACAACATCTTTTTATCCCAATCCCTTCCTGCAAGTTACCAATTCTCTAAGCAGAGTACAGATTGGAAGCCGTCATTAGGGGGTATGGCTGAACCAGAATATGCCGCTAAAGGCGAGGCGATGTTATTGCCACTGATTGAGCGCAAACAAGAGGATCAAGCTGAACGCACCGGTAGTGCTCTGGATAGCCCGATTGAGGATTTGGGACTGACTGTTGGAGTGCAACAGCGCTATTGGGAGGGTCAACAGGTAAGTCGCTTGATTCATCATGTTCTGGCAACCCGCCAAGTGATTGATAAAACAGATGGCAAAGAGTATTGGCGTCCAGCAAGGGCTAGTGACTTTATATTGCTCGTCAGGCGCCGAGCCTATTTGCCGCAATTTGAGCGAGCACTGCGCGAAGCGGGCTTGGCTTATGACAGCTCCCGCTTGGGCGGCCTCTTAAATACGCTAGAGATCGATGACTTAATTGCCTTGCTTACTGTCTTAGTATCCCCAAGGCATGACTTGCCACTAGCGCAGGTGCTGCGTAGCCCTATCTTTAGTTTTACTGAGCAGCAAATGCAGTCGCTTAGCAGCCATGTAGGTGATATCCAAAGTCAACACCAAACTCAAACCTCATCATCTTGGTGGGATGCCTTACAGAGTAGCGTCGATGCGCCCATACAAAGGGCGGCACGCTATTTAGAGCGTTGGAGAAGTCTAGGTGAAGTCTTGCCCGTACATGACTTGCTTGATCTCATATATCAAGAGAGTAATTTACGAGTCAGTTATGCAGTGGCCTCTCAAAATCTCGCGCGTGCACAGGTGCTGGCTAATTTAGATGCATTCTTAGAGCTTGCCTTAAATCAAGACGGTGGTCGTTATCCGAGCTTGAGTCGCTTTATCGAAGAGATTAATGCGATGCGCCGAGGTGATGATGACGAGACTCCGGATGAGGGTGATGTAGAGGCTGAGGCTGATGACGATATTGGTGAAGTAGATCTCGACAGTGAGATGTCCGAGGAAGATCAGCACAAGCGCGTGCGCTTAATGACAATTCATGGGGCCAAGGGCTTAGAGGCTCCATTTGTCATCATGCTCGATGCCAACCATACGGAGTGGAGGGCGCCTAATCGTGGCGTACTGCTGGATTGGTCGCCAGATGAGACTAGTCCAAGCCATCTTTCTTTGTATACCGCAAAGTCTTTGACGGAGAAGCGGGCGGCAATCTATGAAAAAGAGAATGAAGTCAGTGAGAATGAAAATTGGAACGTCCTCTATGTAGCGATGACTCGTGCACAGCAAGGTTTATGGATTAGCGGCGTTCAATCTCATATCAAAGACGGTATTAGCCAAAAATCTTGGTATGGCAGAGCGCTTGCGGCAGGCATGGAGACATTGGATGTGACCCAGTTGCGTGAGCTGCCGCTTCAAGGTCAGGAGAAGCTCGAATCTAGCGGTAGCGAACCATTCCAAATAAATCATTTTCAATTGTCATGGGATGCAGCTAAACAGGCCCATCAAGAAACCATTGCCAATATTGAAAGCGGTGCACTAGCTATAGCTGAAAAGGCAAGAGAGCAAGCGCAAGCGGTAGAGCAGCCCGACCCAGAAATTTTGGAAGAGGGTACCCATTTCCATAAGCTGCTGGAGTTCTTAACTGCGCACTCAGGTAGCCAAATAACCAGTCCAATGCCAAGCGAGCAAGAGCTCATGAATTGGTTAAGCATTGATCAAGAGCACGCCAAAAAACTGATGGAGCGCGTGCAGATAGTGATGGATGCGCCCAAACTGAAACCTTACCTCACAGAAAATCAGTGGGTACAGGCTTGGAATGAAATTGATGTTGTTAGTCTAGAGGGTAAGAGCTTTCGCTTAGATCGCCTAGTGGAGTTTGATGATCACTTAGCTATCCTCGATTACAAGCTCACAATCCCAGAGGTGGGTAGTGAGGCATATAACAAGTACAGCGCACAACTCAATAACTACAAACAAGAGTTAGGCAGAATTCGGCCGGATAAGCCGGCTAAGGCCTACTTAATCTCTGCTTGGGGTGAGATCGCCGAGATATCTTAG
- a CDS encoding DUF4810 domain-containing protein — protein MRLMTVITGLTLLLLTGCAQNKYNWNGYDKSLYDAYKDPNQVVALQIKLQETVDALEKEKQVVPPGLYAELGTLYLQEGDVEKAKKYYAKERDAWPESKTLMDTLIKNLDSRKKVLEKSKT, from the coding sequence ATGCGCTTAATGACAGTAATTACTGGCCTTACTCTTCTTTTGCTAACGGGGTGTGCGCAAAATAAATATAACTGGAATGGGTACGATAAGAGTCTTTATGATGCATATAAAGATCCCAATCAAGTGGTAGCCCTGCAGATTAAATTGCAAGAGACTGTAGATGCTCTTGAAAAGGAAAAACAGGTTGTCCCCCCGGGTCTATATGCAGAGCTTGGCACTTTATATCTCCAGGAGGGAGATGTAGAGAAGGCAAAGAAATATTATGCAAAAGAGCGAGATGCTTGGCCTGAAAGTAAAACCTTGATGGATACCTTAATTAAGAATCTCGATAGCAGAAAGAAAGTTTTAGAAAAGAGTAAAACATGA
- a CDS encoding LexA family transcriptional regulator, giving the protein MALIALPQSSSESTLTQAPQALVANGAYEFKLLSHRISAGFPSPAADYAEEGLDLNHYLVQNKPATFMFTVKGDSMMGAGICDGDKVVVDKALKPKHKDIVVAVVDDEYTIKRLYQLRGKTELQPENPNYEPITFNENSELQIWGVVVGVVRKYSHASSRNGKSI; this is encoded by the coding sequence ATGGCACTAATCGCACTTCCACAAAGCTCTTCAGAAAGCACTCTGACCCAGGCTCCACAAGCCTTGGTGGCAAATGGCGCCTATGAGTTCAAGCTCCTGAGTCACCGTATTTCAGCGGGATTTCCGAGTCCAGCGGCCGATTATGCCGAGGAAGGCCTCGATTTAAACCACTATTTAGTCCAAAACAAACCAGCCACTTTCATGTTCACCGTTAAGGGTGATTCGATGATGGGTGCAGGTATTTGTGACGGCGATAAGGTGGTGGTTGATAAAGCCCTCAAGCCAAAACACAAAGACATCGTGGTTGCCGTGGTCGATGACGAGTACACCATCAAGCGGCTCTATCAATTGCGTGGCAAGACTGAGCTCCAGCCGGAGAACCCCAATTACGAGCCCATTACATTTAACGAGAACAGCGAACTCCAAATCTGGGGTGTAGTGGTTGGGGTGGTACGCAAGTACAGCCACGCTAGCAGCAGAAATGGTAAATCTATATGA
- a CDS encoding GNA1162 family protein, with product MKYLIVCLSALSLIGCANIQKKDMSAFNAAAPRSILVVPVVNKTLDVDAPVYVLTTLPIPLANKGYYVFPVNTTKYILEQEGLYEGDRILTIPVPTLAKMFGADAILYVTIKRWDAQYAFIATTVTVEFDYKMVSADGTVIWEENKKMAYSPQNSGGGGLGGLIAAAISAAITRAAPNYMPLAQSAHQQVFLMGPNQLPDGPYNIPAK from the coding sequence ATGAAATATTTAATCGTCTGTCTATCGGCTCTGTCGCTAATTGGATGTGCGAATATTCAAAAAAAGGACATGTCTGCATTTAATGCGGCTGCCCCTAGATCAATCTTGGTAGTCCCAGTTGTCAATAAGACTTTAGATGTGGATGCGCCAGTATATGTACTGACAACATTGCCCATACCTCTTGCCAACAAGGGCTACTATGTGTTCCCAGTAAATACAACTAAGTACATCTTGGAGCAAGAGGGTTTGTACGAGGGTGATAGGATATTGACAATACCCGTGCCAACTCTTGCAAAAATGTTTGGCGCTGATGCCATCTTATATGTGACGATTAAGCGGTGGGATGCTCAGTATGCATTTATTGCAACTACGGTAACGGTAGAGTTTGACTACAAAATGGTTTCCGCAGATGGCACGGTTATATGGGAGGAAAATAAGAAAATGGCTTACTCACCTCAAAATAGTGGCGGTGGCGGTTTAGGTGGCTTGATTGCTGCCGCTATCTCTGCAGCCATTACAAGAGCTGCGCCAAATTACATGCCTCTTGCACAGTCTGCGCATCAGCAAGTCTTCTTAATGGGGCCAAATCAACTGCCTGATGGCCCATACAACATTCCAGCCAAGTGA
- a CDS encoding CsgG/HfaB family protein yields the protein MGKYLLLLFFVLLSGCAIQTPPLEQKEAPQSLQAQKAAQQAVKDQVPSMPTLKRKIALGRITNETIYGRSLLRDEYNDPLGKQVTDMMSKVLTESGAYLVFERPDIARVKNDVAMSGGKLNIIGVDTLIVGSLTEFGRKTVGESGFVSQSKRQVAFAKVDIRLVDTKNGQVYFAASGAGEASTETASTFGFGSKADYDGTLNDAAMRQAITDAVSKISAVVDKQPWTTYILKAEGGRIFIGGGKSQGIREGMIFNVQSAGEKIKSPQTGAEITLPGQNIATIRVISLFGEGELNEGSVASVVSGSLGGRKISDLVVRYDGVMK from the coding sequence ATGGGTAAATATCTTCTTCTACTGTTTTTTGTTCTTTTGTCTGGTTGTGCAATCCAAACGCCACCATTGGAGCAAAAAGAGGCTCCTCAATCTCTTCAGGCTCAAAAAGCAGCTCAGCAAGCGGTTAAGGATCAAGTGCCTTCTATGCCAACCCTTAAGAGAAAAATTGCTCTTGGGCGAATTACAAATGAGACTATTTATGGGCGCTCACTATTAAGAGATGAATATAACGACCCATTGGGTAAGCAAGTAACTGACATGATGAGTAAGGTACTTACAGAAAGCGGAGCCTACTTAGTTTTTGAAAGACCCGATATTGCTAGGGTTAAAAATGATGTAGCCATGAGTGGTGGCAAGCTAAACATCATTGGAGTCGATACACTGATTGTCGGTTCCCTTACTGAGTTTGGTCGCAAGACTGTTGGTGAATCTGGATTTGTATCTCAAAGTAAGCGTCAGGTTGCTTTTGCGAAAGTTGATATTAGATTGGTCGATACTAAAAATGGCCAAGTCTACTTTGCTGCTTCTGGTGCCGGCGAAGCATCTACTGAAACAGCTTCTACGTTTGGCTTTGGTTCTAAGGCGGACTACGACGGAACCTTAAATGATGCCGCAATGCGGCAGGCGATTACTGATGCGGTTTCCAAAATTAGTGCTGTAGTTGATAAACAGCCATGGACAACCTATATATTGAAGGCGGAGGGTGGTCGCATCTTTATTGGTGGTGGAAAAAGTCAAGGTATTAGAGAGGGTATGATTTTTAACGTTCAGAGTGCTGGCGAAAAAATTAAATCACCTCAAACTGGCGCAGAGATCACCCTGCCTGGTCAGAACATTGCAACCATCCGGGTAATCTCTTTGTTCGGTGAGGGCGAGCTAAATGAGGGGTCTGTAGCATCTGTAGTCAGCGGCTCTTTGGGTGGAAGAAAAATCAGTGATTTGGTAGTTCGTTATGACGGAGTAATGAAATGA
- a CDS encoding Y-family DNA polymerase produces the protein MSAIHQAGKTNQLFALVDVNNFYVSCERVFAPKLEDVPMVVLSNNDGCAVARSAEVKALGVKMGTPWFQMKDLAKQHGIQAYSSNYTLYGDMSGRVVEVLRKFTPNLEVYSIDESFLQIETVLKQYADPTSLGQIMKQDVKDTTGLPVCVGIGASKTLAKLANHLAKKNPQFAGVCDISSMSKEVLYQWMAETAVGEVWGIGGKTAKKLKELKINSVFDLVQISPQAMRQQFGVVIERICYELRGVSCLQLEEVAPAKQQIISSRSFGKPVTSMEELAESVATHAARGAEKLRSQKSVTGALTIFVQTNPHKPFEPQHHQSITVVLSDPSDNTLTLTGAALKGLKQIYKAGFKYKKAGVILNLLADKPTIQQSLFDDMEVKGKSAGLMKAMDSINSRFGNAAIKTAASGTKQDWQMRSSNRSPNYTTQWDELPVVR, from the coding sequence ATGAGCGCCATTCATCAAGCCGGCAAAACCAATCAACTCTTCGCGCTGGTCGACGTGAACAACTTCTATGTATCTTGCGAGCGTGTATTTGCGCCCAAGCTGGAAGATGTACCAATGGTCGTTCTTTCGAATAACGATGGTTGCGCCGTAGCGCGTAGCGCTGAAGTCAAGGCACTTGGTGTAAAGATGGGTACACCCTGGTTTCAGATGAAAGACTTAGCCAAGCAACATGGTATTCAAGCGTATTCATCTAACTACACCTTGTATGGCGATATGAGCGGCAGGGTAGTAGAAGTCTTAAGAAAGTTCACACCCAATTTAGAGGTCTACAGTATTGACGAGAGCTTTCTGCAAATCGAGACAGTGCTAAAGCAATATGCTGACCCGACTAGCTTGGGCCAAATCATGAAGCAAGATGTTAAAGATACTACTGGCCTGCCGGTGTGTGTCGGCATTGGTGCTAGCAAGACGCTTGCTAAGTTGGCCAATCATTTGGCTAAAAAGAATCCCCAATTTGCTGGCGTGTGTGACATCAGTTCCATGTCTAAAGAAGTCCTCTATCAATGGATGGCCGAGACAGCGGTAGGTGAGGTGTGGGGTATTGGTGGCAAGACTGCCAAGAAGCTCAAAGAGCTCAAGATCAACAGCGTGTTTGATTTGGTGCAAATATCACCGCAAGCTATGCGTCAACAGTTTGGCGTTGTGATCGAGCGCATTTGCTATGAGTTGCGCGGAGTCTCTTGCCTTCAACTGGAGGAAGTGGCGCCAGCTAAACAACAGATTATTTCTTCAAGAAGTTTTGGTAAGCCAGTCACTTCAATGGAAGAGTTAGCTGAGTCAGTTGCTACACATGCCGCAAGAGGTGCTGAGAAGCTGAGAAGTCAGAAGTCAGTGACGGGCGCGCTCACCATCTTTGTACAAACTAATCCACATAAGCCATTTGAGCCACAGCACCACCAAAGTATCACCGTTGTTCTGAGTGATCCTAGTGACAACACCTTAACCTTGACTGGCGCTGCATTAAAAGGTTTGAAACAAATCTACAAAGCTGGCTTTAAGTATAAGAAAGCAGGGGTGATCCTCAATCTCTTGGCTGATAAACCTACGATACAGCAATCGTTATTTGATGACATGGAAGTGAAAGGCAAGTCTGCTGGACTCATGAAGGCCATGGATTCAATTAATAGTCGCTTTGGTAATGCCGCCATCAAAACTGCCGCATCGGGAACTAAGCAAGACTGGCAAATGAGATCCAGTAACCGATCACCGAACTACACCACGCAGTGGGATGAGTTGCCGGTAGTGCGTTAA
- a CDS encoding TIGR00645 family protein encodes MIEDKQTFLDKKLRPLPRWIFMSRWLQAPLYIGLIVAQGVYVWQFWIELAHLISMMSERNVTETALMLIVLGLIDVVMISNLLVMVIVGGWETFVSRLELENHPDQPEWLSHVNAGVLKVKLATAIIGISSIHLLKTFINASSHDEKTLLWQTVIHMTFVFSALAIAYTEKLVASAHQKH; translated from the coding sequence ATGATTGAAGACAAACAAACCTTTTTAGATAAAAAATTACGCCCTCTACCGCGCTGGATATTCATGTCCCGTTGGTTACAGGCGCCGCTCTATATTGGTTTAATCGTAGCCCAGGGCGTTTATGTGTGGCAGTTCTGGATAGAGTTAGCCCATCTCATTAGCATGATGTCAGAGAGGAATGTGACAGAAACCGCACTCATGCTCATTGTGTTGGGTCTGATTGATGTGGTGATGATCTCGAATTTGCTGGTGATGGTCATCGTTGGCGGTTGGGAAACCTTTGTGTCGCGTTTGGAGCTGGAGAACCATCCAGATCAACCTGAGTGGTTATCGCATGTTAATGCAGGCGTACTCAAGGTGAAATTGGCCACGGCCATTATTGGCATCTCATCGATCCATTTGCTCAAAACCTTTATTAATGCGTCCTCACACGATGAAAAAACTTTGCTGTGGCAAACCGTCATTCACATGACCTTTGTATTTTCAGCTCTCGCGATTGCCTATACAGAAAAGCTCGTAGCCTCAGCGCATCAGAAGCACTAA
- a CDS encoding putative quorum-sensing-regulated virulence factor, with product MTQAIIFDVEATDKKDAVIIEAASLEVTSINPLAVGNPWVQRYNPGKPISLGALATHHIMDEELVNCPSSSSFRLPAGTKYIIGHSVDFDWEAIGSPEVKRICTLALARSLWPDLDSHTQSALLYHFERATAREQLRDAHSALADVWICSKILGQIIEKLKPASLDALWEMSENARIPKIMPFGKHKGELISQVPSDYKQWMLRQDNVSEYLRKALQT from the coding sequence ATGACCCAAGCCATTATTTTTGATGTTGAAGCAACCGATAAGAAAGATGCTGTCATTATTGAAGCAGCCTCTTTAGAGGTCACCTCCATCAATCCACTTGCTGTTGGCAATCCTTGGGTACAACGCTACAACCCTGGTAAACCGATTAGCTTAGGCGCACTAGCAACCCATCACATCATGGATGAGGAATTAGTGAACTGCCCTTCTAGCAGCTCATTTAGATTGCCAGCAGGCACGAAATATATCATTGGGCATAGCGTGGATTTTGACTGGGAAGCAATTGGCAGCCCAGAGGTCAAACGCATTTGCACGCTTGCACTTGCTCGTAGCCTTTGGCCTGACTTAGATAGTCACACTCAAAGCGCCCTGCTCTATCACTTTGAGCGCGCTACTGCTAGAGAACAATTGCGTGATGCTCATAGTGCATTAGCGGATGTGTGGATTTGCTCCAAGATTCTGGGGCAGATTATCGAAAAGCTCAAACCCGCTTCTCTTGATGCTTTATGGGAGATGTCTGAGAATGCCCGCATTCCAAAGATCATGCCCTTTGGGAAGCACAAAGGTGAATTGATTAGCCAGGTACCGTCTGATTACAAGCAGTGGATGCTTCGTCAAGACAACGTTTCTGAATACTTGCGTAAAGCTTTGCAAACCTAA